The following proteins are co-located in the Deinococcus metallilatus genome:
- a CDS encoding DUF4180 domain-containing protein, producing MTTDEFPRTRTASQLGVPLRTLADVPELIGAAFGLDGLILTEADLSPEFFRLRSGLAGEAFQKFTNYRLRVALVLPDFAAHGKCFAELAFEHATHRWIRFVRTEEEAWLWLRASAAG from the coding sequence ATGACGACGGACGAATTCCCCCGGACCAGGACGGCGAGCCAACTCGGTGTGCCGCTCCGCACGCTGGCCGACGTCCCGGAGCTGATCGGCGCGGCCTTTGGCCTGGACGGACTGATCCTGACGGAAGCCGACCTGTCCCCCGAGTTCTTCCGGCTGCGGAGCGGGCTGGCCGGTGAGGCGTTCCAGAAGTTCACGAATTACCGCCTGCGGGTGGCGCTGGTGCTGCCCGACTTCGCCGCCCACGGCAAATGCTTTGCCGAGCTGGCCTTTGAACACGCCACTCACCGTTGGATTCGTTTCGTGCGGACCGAGGAGGAGGCGTGGTTGTGGCTCCGGGCCAGCGCCGCAGGCTGA
- a CDS encoding DinB family protein has translation MTDPQPDRNERAQLAFARLLPKLFRGGQAFVGVEAALSGLDTATAVRRPEHLPHSVAELVAHVNWWNRWMLDVIEGGQPMPYPKHAADTWPAVREEDWSRVRNEFYELLARIDTHTARPDLANPVNHDETIGELLADFALHTAHHFGQVITVRQALGAWPPPGGGDTW, from the coding sequence ATGACTGATCCCCAACCTGACCGCAACGAGCGCGCGCAGCTCGCGTTCGCCCGCCTGCTGCCCAAGCTGTTCCGGGGCGGGCAGGCATTCGTGGGCGTGGAAGCGGCGCTGAGCGGGCTGGACACGGCCACTGCCGTGCGCCGTCCCGAACACCTCCCACACAGCGTGGCCGAACTGGTCGCGCACGTGAACTGGTGGAACCGCTGGATGCTGGACGTGATCGAGGGCGGGCAGCCGATGCCCTACCCCAAGCACGCGGCGGACACCTGGCCCGCCGTCCGCGAAGAGGACTGGTCCAGGGTACGCAACGAGTTCTACGAGCTGCTGGCCCGCATCGACACGCACACCGCCCGCCCCGACCTCGCCAACCCCGTCAACCACGACGAGACGATTGGGGAGTTGCTGGCCGACTTCGCGCTGCACACCGCGCACCACTTCGGGCAGGTGATCACGGTGCGGCAGGCGCTCGGGGCATGGCCGCCTCCGGGGGGTGGGGATACGTGGTGA